In Nostoc piscinale CENA21, the genomic stretch GCTCATCGGGGCTGGGATTTTAGGTCACTGGGGGGATAAATTACACCACAAGCCTTTACCTTTGATGGGATTTTTAGCAATGGCACTAGTTTTGGGAGTCTTCACATTTACCCATAACTTATTGCTGGCATTAGGCCTGTGTACATTGTTAGGTATAGGTGCGGCCTTAATTGGCGTACCTATGCAAACTTTAATTCAGCAACAAACACCACCAACCATGCACGGTAAAGTATTTGGTTTTCAAAACCATGCCGTAAATATTGCTTTATCTGTACCTTTAGCCATTACTGGGCCATTAACAGATGTCCTTGGGTTGCGTGTGGTACTAGTGACAATGAGCGTTGTCGTTGCTGCTGTTGGTGTTTGGGCATGGCAAAATACCCGCCGAGTATTACAAGATGTGATTTAAAGAGCTTGATTGTCTATGATGAAAGATAGTTAGCTGCAAAATAATTTTTGAATTGATATTTTTGCAAGATTCAGCACAAACAGATTTATCTGTTTGTCACTTCTACCTTGTGATTGATATTTAAAAAATCGGTAGGCACTAAATCGAACTTTTCCATTAAAATGAAATCTTAACTACAGAATTTAAGCGTTAACTTAGCTATTATCTGAGGTTCGACCGTGACCTTGAGCTTGCCTTCCCCGATTAGTCCCGCAAAAACCGAGAATCAAAACCAGTCTGCTGCTCAATCGTCAGTTGTGACACCCAAACGGGCAACTGGTGGTTTCGCTTTACTAGATAGCCTCCTCCGCCACGGCGTTGAGTATATTTTTGGTTATCCTGGTGGGGCAATCCTGCCGATTTATGATGATTTATACAAAGTAGAATCCACTGGTGCGCTGAAGCACATCCTGGTAAGGCATGAACAAGGCGCAGCCCACGCCGCAGACGGCTATGCCCGCGCCACTGGTAAGGTAGGAGTTTGCTTTGGGACTTCTGGCCCTGGGGCGACCAATTTGGTAACAGGTATCGCTACAGCCTACATGGATTCGATTCCAATGGTGATCGTCACGGGACAAGTACCCCGGAAAATGATCGGTACAGATGCGTTCCAAGAAACCGATATTTACGGCATTACTTTACCCATAGTCAAGCACTCTTATGTTGTGCGCGACCCCAAAGACATGGCCAGAATTGTGGCTGAAGCATTTCACATTGCCAGCACAGGCAGACCAGGGCCAGTTTTAATTGATGTCCCCAAAGATGTAGCCTTTGAAGAATTTGATTATGAGCCTGTAGAACCAGGTACAGTCAAATTACCTGGATATCGCCCCACAGTTAAGGGAAATCCCCGCCAAATCAATGCGGCAATTAAGTTGCTGAAAGAAAGCCGCCGTCCATTGTTGTATGTTGGTGGTGGTGCGATCGCAGCTAACGCCCATGAAGAAGTTAAACAGTTAGCTGAGTTATTCAATATTCCTGTCACCACCACATTGATGGGAATTGGTGCATTTGATGAACATCATCCTTTGTCTGTGGGGATGTTGGGAATGCACGGCACAGCCTACGCTAACTTTGCTGTCAGTGATTGTGATTTGTTGATTTGCATTGGGGCAAGATTTGATGACCGCGTGACTGGTAAATTAGATGAATTTGCCTCCCGCGCCAAAGTAATTCACATCGACATCGACCCAGCAGAAGTAGGGAAAAACCGCATTCCTGAAGTACCCATTGTTGGTGATGTCCGCAATGTACTGCTTGATTTGTTGCGACGCTGCAAGCAATCTGGGATTAAACCTACACCCAACCAAAACCAAGAATGGTTGAATTTAATTAACCGTTGGCGGGAAGAATATCCCTTAGTTGTTCCCCAGCACCCCGACAGCATTTCTCCCCAAGAAGCCATTGTCGAAGTTAGTCGCCAAGCACCCCACGCCTTCTACACCACAGATGTAGGTCAGCATCAAATGTGGGCGGCGCAATTCCTCAAGAATGGGCCACGCCGTTGGATTTCCAGCGCGGGTTTAGGAACAATGGGTTTTGGCTTACCTGCGGCTATTGGTGCAAAAGTCGCCTTCCCTGACGAAGAAGTGATTTGTATTAGCGGTGATGCAAGTTTCCAAATGTGTTTACAAGAATTGGGAACAGCAGCACAATATGGGATTAATGTCAAGACTGTAATCGTTAACAATGGTTGGCAGGGAATGGTGCGTCAGTGGCAACAAGCTTTCCACGGCGAACGTTACTCTTCTTCCAACATGGAAGTTGGGATGCCAGATATTGAGTTATTGG encodes the following:
- the ilvB gene encoding biosynthetic-type acetolactate synthase large subunit yields the protein MTLSLPSPISPAKTENQNQSAAQSSVVTPKRATGGFALLDSLLRHGVEYIFGYPGGAILPIYDDLYKVESTGALKHILVRHEQGAAHAADGYARATGKVGVCFGTSGPGATNLVTGIATAYMDSIPMVIVTGQVPRKMIGTDAFQETDIYGITLPIVKHSYVVRDPKDMARIVAEAFHIASTGRPGPVLIDVPKDVAFEEFDYEPVEPGTVKLPGYRPTVKGNPRQINAAIKLLKESRRPLLYVGGGAIAANAHEEVKQLAELFNIPVTTTLMGIGAFDEHHPLSVGMLGMHGTAYANFAVSDCDLLICIGARFDDRVTGKLDEFASRAKVIHIDIDPAEVGKNRIPEVPIVGDVRNVLLDLLRRCKQSGIKPTPNQNQEWLNLINRWREEYPLVVPQHPDSISPQEAIVEVSRQAPHAFYTTDVGQHQMWAAQFLKNGPRRWISSAGLGTMGFGLPAAIGAKVAFPDEEVICISGDASFQMCLQELGTAAQYGINVKTVIVNNGWQGMVRQWQQAFHGERYSSSNMEVGMPDIELLAKAYGIKGIVVKEREQLKDAIAEMLAYNGPVILNVHVTRDENCYPMVAPGKSNAQMVGLPKQPPTSSVEPVCCSHCGSMNAPNHNFCSDCGTKL